The sequence GAAGAAAGGCGATATGGCCGCGAAAGGCCCGCCGCCCAATCGTCGTTGCCTTGATCCGGGTCTGCGGCCGTCGCCCGACGAAGAGCTTTTCAACATCGACATAGCCCGCTCTGGCCAGCGTATCGATGTGCGCTCCGAGATTTCCATCGGTAGCTTCGATCATGGCCTTCAACTGGCTGAACTCCAGTGCCTCACGTCTTTCCAGCGTGTTCAGGATGGCCATGATCCTGAGCCGTATGCTCTGATGGATGATCTCGTCAGCGCTCACCGATGGGCTCCAATGCGGCAAAGCCTTGGGCCGTCGCCATGGGGCTCGGCAACCTCGGCAGCGGTAGCTCCTGTGCAGAATACTCTGCTACACAGAGTATTCTGTCAACTTGTCAGCAGTTGACGGAAGCATGCTTGACAAGGTGATCATCAGATTGGTCGTCGCATCGCGCTCGTGATCCGCATGGGTCGTTCGCTTGCAAAAGATGATCGCCTCGATGAGGCGGCAGGTCATGATATTCGCGGCCGAAGATCATGCGTGAAGCTACTCGCTAATCTTCGCAGCGTCATGATGGCTTCGCATCGAGAATGCCGGTGTGAAATTGCTGGCGGTATCAGAAGATCAACAGCGGATTTTTGCGATGATCAGTGCGATCGTGTGTCGATCTCAACGAAAATTTAAGCTGAGAAAATCATACCATTGCTTCGCTGGCTAGCGAGCCGCGAGTCAGATATGCATTGCGCGCCGGGGTCATTCACGGCCATCGGCATAACGTGAAGGGGCATGACATGGCTAAGCAGTCATCTAAAGCGCCGGCATCCAAGGCACCGGCAAAGAAAGCACCCGCAAAAGCAGTCGCGGCGAAGGCCGCAACAGCAGTGAAGAAAGCAGCGCCTGCGAAGGCAGCGGCGAAGCCC is a genomic window of Mesorhizobium huakuii containing:
- a CDS encoding transcriptional regulator: MSADEIIHQSIRLRIMAILNTLERREALEFSQLKAMIEATDGNLGAHIDTLARAGYVDVEKLFVGRRPQTRIKATTIGRRAFRGHIAFLRKIIDQAEPARRRK